From the Candidatus Binatia bacterium genome, one window contains:
- a CDS encoding lysophospholipid acyltransferase family protein, translated as MTLQSPTAAERASIRVQMAVSWAAGVLLVWPATIAWMRIARRWRIRDLRALRRRARDLAGSDDGPLVVCPNHLTWVDSMLVQYALASPWELATQPRSYVWNLAEQSNFFVSPPLRWFSWLSRCIPIARCGDRSQQKRVLAKAAWLLRRGDRMLVFPEGGRSPDGRICRERIADGVGRLVRDVGGARVLCVYLRGERQSEPSVLPAPHQTFAMDVELLRPSSGASGVRASREIAMQILDCLERMEAGYFADRQ; from the coding sequence GTGACACTCCAGTCGCCGACCGCGGCCGAGCGCGCGAGCATTCGCGTGCAGATGGCGGTTTCGTGGGCGGCCGGCGTGCTTTTGGTCTGGCCTGCGACGATTGCGTGGATGCGCATCGCCAGGCGCTGGCGCATCCGCGACCTGCGCGCGCTGCGCCGCCGCGCCCGCGATCTGGCCGGCAGCGACGATGGCCCGCTGGTCGTGTGCCCGAACCACCTGACGTGGGTGGACTCGATGCTCGTGCAGTACGCGCTGGCTTCGCCGTGGGAACTCGCAACGCAGCCGCGAAGCTACGTGTGGAACCTTGCCGAGCAGTCGAATTTCTTCGTGTCGCCGCCGCTTCGCTGGTTCAGCTGGCTTTCGCGCTGCATTCCGATCGCGCGCTGCGGAGATCGCAGCCAGCAAAAGCGGGTGCTCGCCAAGGCGGCATGGCTGCTTCGTCGCGGGGACCGCATGCTCGTGTTTCCGGAAGGAGGGCGAAGCCCGGACGGTCGCATCTGTCGCGAGCGCATCGCCGACGGGGTCGGCCGCCTTGTGCGCGACGTCGGAGGTGCGCGCGTTCTCTGCGTCTACCTGCGCGGCGAGCGCCAGAGCGAGCCGAGCGTGCTGCCGGCGCCGCACCAGACTTTCGCGATGGACGTGGAGCTGCTTCGACCTTCGAGCGGCGCCAGCGGTGTGCGCGCGAGCCGCGAGATCGCCATGCAGATCCTCGACTGCCTGGAAAGAATGGAGGCCGGATACTTTGCGGATCGGCAATGA
- a CDS encoding 4'-phosphopantetheinyl transferase superfamily protein has translation MRIGNDIVDLLDPEAHPGAVHPRFVARILAESETRSEAPQTNALRPVWRLWACKEAAYKAVARDHPGLPFSPRSFEVELGPPDRRAPGCRRHCCVRWQGRVLCGEVEETARWIHAVVCEDAAGAANAAPAALYDLRRVVAACGGAADASLFVRRLVIDEAAASLGLCPSRVSVHGRRPPWLAVDGVRRAALSISHHGAFVAAAWESGVFLSRSRPAKAAAPRSGRTRARPGTR, from the coding sequence TTGCGGATCGGCAATGACATCGTCGACCTGCTCGATCCCGAGGCGCATCCCGGCGCCGTCCATCCCCGCTTCGTCGCCCGGATCCTCGCCGAGTCCGAAACGCGCAGCGAGGCGCCGCAGACGAACGCGCTGCGACCGGTCTGGCGGCTGTGGGCCTGCAAGGAAGCCGCGTACAAGGCCGTTGCCAGGGACCATCCCGGCCTGCCGTTCTCTCCGCGCAGCTTCGAAGTGGAGCTCGGGCCGCCGGATCGTCGCGCGCCGGGTTGCCGGCGACACTGCTGCGTACGCTGGCAGGGGCGGGTGCTTTGCGGCGAAGTCGAAGAGACCGCGCGATGGATTCACGCCGTCGTGTGCGAGGACGCAGCCGGCGCCGCCAATGCCGCTCCTGCCGCACTCTACGACCTGCGCCGTGTCGTCGCCGCCTGCGGCGGCGCTGCCGACGCGAGCCTCTTCGTGCGTCGACTCGTGATCGACGAGGCAGCCGCAAGCCTCGGGCTTTGCCCGTCGCGAGTCTCGGTCCACGGCCGGCGGCCTCCGTGGCTCGCGGTCGACGGCGTAAGACGCGCCGCGCTTTCGATATCGCACCACGGCGCGTTCGTCGCGGCCGCGTGGGAGTCGGGAGTCTTCCTCAGCCGATCGCGGCCAGCGAAGGCGGCTGCGCCTCGGAGTGGCAGAACCCGAGCTCGTCCAGGAACTCGGTGA
- a CDS encoding alpha/beta hydrolase, with protein MPRSSIVSRIAHDSFRHAPSTMPSGTWWENLESNFCDRPEGFELEPWDWARVNATAALDLVMRTWGGTLLAMTMPFGYLPGIGGFADTPDDWALYSDFVRKDRDPSQFFREPPDNVRVTEYAPRWSIFEPTGGHCVGLKFESPYEPFNPRLSATFEQHRNNRIARARWWRHDGGPRPTLIAIHGFMADPYWLNVRFFSLQQFYERGYDVLLATLPHHGLRAESSTLYSGQGFFTAGMSGINEHMAQAICDLRVLMRYLRRDRGVEKIAVTGVSLGGWTAALLAGLEDDLDAVIPNVPVCSPVDLLLEWQPAGTIVRTGLFALRWSVRYLREIMAVTTPLTYKPRIATERLMIIGGVGDRLAPPKHSRLLWDHWGRCRIHWFPGNHVVHLDRGAYIAHVTEFLDELGFCHSEAQPPSLAAIG; from the coding sequence ATGCCGCGTTCGTCGATCGTCTCGCGCATCGCGCACGACAGCTTTCGCCACGCTCCCTCGACGATGCCGTCCGGCACCTGGTGGGAGAACCTCGAGAGCAATTTCTGCGATCGCCCCGAGGGGTTCGAGCTCGAGCCGTGGGACTGGGCGCGCGTCAACGCGACGGCGGCCCTCGACCTGGTGATGAGGACCTGGGGCGGAACCCTGCTCGCGATGACGATGCCGTTCGGTTACCTGCCCGGCATCGGCGGCTTTGCCGACACTCCGGACGACTGGGCTCTCTACAGTGATTTCGTGCGCAAGGACCGCGACCCGTCGCAATTCTTTCGCGAGCCTCCCGACAACGTTCGCGTCACCGAGTACGCACCGCGCTGGAGCATCTTCGAACCCACCGGTGGCCACTGCGTCGGCCTCAAGTTCGAATCCCCGTACGAGCCTTTCAATCCGCGCCTGTCCGCGACTTTCGAGCAGCATCGCAACAACCGCATTGCGCGTGCGCGCTGGTGGCGCCATGACGGCGGCCCGCGCCCGACGCTGATCGCGATCCACGGCTTCATGGCCGATCCGTACTGGCTCAACGTGCGCTTCTTCTCGCTGCAACAGTTCTACGAGCGCGGCTACGACGTGCTGCTCGCCACGCTGCCGCACCACGGGCTTCGCGCGGAAAGCTCGACGCTCTACAGCGGGCAGGGTTTTTTCACCGCGGGGATGAGCGGCATCAACGAGCACATGGCGCAGGCGATCTGCGACCTTCGCGTGCTGATGCGCTACCTGCGTCGCGATCGCGGCGTCGAGAAGATCGCCGTGACGGGCGTCAGCCTCGGAGGCTGGACGGCCGCGCTGCTGGCCGGCCTCGAGGACGACCTCGACGCAGTGATCCCGAACGTTCCGGTCTGCAGTCCGGTCGACTTATTGCTGGAATGGCAGCCGGCGGGGACAATCGTGCGCACGGGGCTTTTCGCGCTGCGCTGGTCGGTGCGCTACCTGCGCGAGATCATGGCGGTGACGACCCCGCTCACCTACAAGCCGCGCATCGCGACCGAGCGCTTGATGATCATCGGCGGAGTCGGAGATCGCCTGGCGCCGCCCAAGCATTCGCGCCTGCTCTGGGACCACTGGGGACGCTGTCGCATCCACTGGTTTCCCGGCAACCACGTCGTGCACCTGGACCGCGGCGCGTACATCGCGCACGTCACCGAGTTCCTGGACGAGCTCGGGTTCTGCCACTCCGAGGCGCAGCCGCCTTCGCTGGCCGCGATCGGCTGA
- a CDS encoding DUF192 domain-containing protein: MRAIFVERFRASSRRGTLAAAVVLAAGACSRAAAGPIVTVHSASGDTSVTVELALSPQQQERGLMFRTELAENAGMLFVFPDDGERTFWMSNTPLPLDILYIRGDATVLSIAARATPYSEKLIPSRGPARYVLEVGGGWAERHGVKPGDRLTLPALAGSQTPGH; the protein is encoded by the coding sequence GTGCGTGCCATTTTTGTCGAGAGATTCCGTGCGTCTTCGCGCCGCGGCACCCTGGCCGCGGCAGTCGTGCTCGCTGCCGGCGCCTGCTCGCGCGCCGCCGCCGGGCCGATCGTCACCGTGCACTCGGCAAGCGGCGACACCAGCGTCACGGTCGAGCTGGCCCTTTCCCCCCAGCAACAGGAGCGCGGGCTCATGTTCCGCACCGAACTGGCCGAAAACGCCGGAATGCTGTTCGTGTTTCCCGACGACGGCGAGCGCACGTTCTGGATGAGCAACACTCCGCTGCCGCTCGACATCCTTTACATCCGCGGCGACGCGACCGTGCTGTCGATCGCTGCGCGCGCGACGCCGTACTCCGAAAAGCTGATCCCGTCGCGGGGCCCGGCCCGGTACGTGCTCGAAGTAGGTGGCGGCTGGGCCGAGCGGCACGGCGTAAAGCCGGGGGACAGGCTCACTCTTCCCGCGCTCGCCGGGTCCCAGACGCCGGGCCACTGA
- a CDS encoding (Fe-S)-binding protein, whose product MSTVIWTIAFLGLVGLFVAQVARRFAILGYMRSVDRWDNIQERIGRTLKYAIGQFKFFKSPMRDRRAGVLHAFVFWGFLILGYQVVSMFARGWFPDFVIPLAGAAQFGGPVVFLKDTFEVLVAVSALILVSRWLFTHPQRLMGFKPAEERVANHPHWEAVLILLFITTITCSGLIYDAGRMVFLAGNPEIEAEKMWGWASHALSHVLAGFGPGFAESASNTAWWIHNLVILTFINLLPNSKHFHVITSIPNVFFTKLEPLGRLSKQDLESENAIYGSSQMRHFDWKQVLDMYSCTECGRCSSHCPATATGKPLAPRQFLLNLRDYLYTHPESVTDPAVEGLVATGEERGAAEVISDEVLWACNTCRACEEACPVNIEYVDKIVDMRRHLVQEASRFPAELTRVFQGMERQSNPWGIGADKRADWAEGMDIPTLAENPEAEYLFFVGCAGSFDDRAKKITRAVAKLLKAANISFAILGRDEPCNGDTARRLGNEYLYQSMAQMAVETFEGFGVRKVITNCPHCFNTIKNEFPQFGGEYQVQHATEVVADLITSGRLSLDGGAAGSVAYHDSCYLGRYNGVYDAPRRILSALSGVDLREPERTRNFGMCCGAGGGRMWIEEKPEQRVNVLRVEQLLATGATTIASACPYCMTMLSDGVKAEEKNEQVRNRDVLELAADALRT is encoded by the coding sequence GTGAGCACCGTCATCTGGACCATCGCGTTCCTGGGATTGGTCGGACTGTTCGTCGCCCAGGTCGCCCGGCGCTTCGCGATCCTCGGCTACATGAGATCGGTCGATCGCTGGGACAACATCCAGGAGCGGATCGGCCGCACCCTGAAGTACGCGATCGGCCAGTTCAAGTTCTTCAAGAGCCCGATGCGCGACCGCCGCGCCGGCGTGCTGCACGCCTTCGTTTTCTGGGGCTTCCTGATCCTCGGCTACCAGGTCGTCTCGATGTTCGCGCGAGGCTGGTTTCCCGACTTCGTCATTCCGCTGGCGGGTGCGGCCCAGTTCGGCGGTCCCGTCGTCTTCCTCAAGGACACCTTTGAAGTGCTGGTCGCCGTGTCGGCGCTGATCCTCGTGTCACGCTGGCTGTTCACGCACCCCCAGCGACTGATGGGCTTCAAGCCCGCCGAGGAAAGGGTGGCCAACCATCCTCACTGGGAGGCGGTGCTGATCCTCTTGTTCATCACGACGATCACCTGCAGCGGGCTCATCTATGACGCCGGACGCATGGTCTTCCTGGCGGGCAATCCGGAGATCGAGGCCGAGAAGATGTGGGGATGGGCGTCGCACGCGCTGTCCCACGTGCTGGCGGGCTTCGGTCCGGGCTTTGCCGAGAGTGCGAGCAACACGGCGTGGTGGATCCACAACCTGGTGATCCTGACGTTCATCAACCTGCTGCCGAACTCGAAGCACTTCCACGTCATCACGTCGATCCCGAACGTCTTTTTCACCAAGCTCGAGCCGCTCGGCCGCCTGTCCAAGCAGGACCTCGAGAGCGAGAACGCGATCTACGGCAGCTCCCAGATGCGCCACTTCGACTGGAAGCAGGTGCTCGACATGTACTCGTGCACCGAGTGCGGGCGCTGCTCGTCGCATTGTCCGGCCACCGCGACCGGAAAGCCGCTGGCACCGCGCCAGTTCCTGCTCAACCTTCGCGACTATCTTTACACCCATCCCGAGTCGGTGACGGATCCGGCGGTCGAAGGACTGGTTGCGACGGGCGAAGAGCGTGGGGCCGCCGAGGTCATTTCCGACGAGGTGCTGTGGGCGTGCAACACCTGCCGCGCCTGCGAAGAAGCCTGCCCCGTCAACATCGAGTACGTCGACAAGATCGTCGACATGCGCCGCCACCTCGTGCAGGAAGCGTCGCGCTTTCCCGCCGAGCTGACCCGCGTGTTCCAGGGCATGGAACGGCAGAGCAACCCGTGGGGCATCGGCGCCGACAAGCGCGCCGACTGGGCCGAAGGGATGGACATCCCGACGCTGGCCGAGAACCCCGAGGCCGAGTACCTGTTCTTCGTCGGCTGCGCCGGATCCTTCGACGACCGCGCAAAGAAGATCACCAGGGCCGTGGCGAAGCTGCTCAAAGCCGCGAACATCTCGTTCGCCATCCTGGGTCGCGACGAGCCGTGCAACGGCGACACGGCCCGGCGCCTCGGCAACGAATATCTCTACCAGTCGATGGCGCAGATGGCGGTGGAGACCTTCGAAGGCTTCGGCGTACGCAAGGTCATCACGAACTGCCCGCACTGCTTCAATACGATCAAGAACGAGTTCCCGCAGTTCGGCGGGGAATACCAGGTGCAGCACGCGACCGAGGTCGTCGCCGACCTCATCACGTCGGGAAGGCTGTCGCTCGATGGCGGGGCGGCCGGATCGGTGGCCTACCATGACTCCTGTTACCTCGGCCGTTACAACGGCGTCTACGACGCTCCCCGGCGCATCCTTTCCGCGCTGTCGGGGGTCGATCTTCGCGAGCCCGAGCGCACGCGCAATTTCGGAATGTGCTGCGGCGCCGGCGGAGGCCGCATGTGGATCGAGGAGAAGCCCGAGCAGCGCGTGAACGTGCTGCGCGTCGAGCAGCTGCTGGCGACCGGTGCGACGACGATCGCGTCGGCCTGCCCGTACTGCATGACGATGCTGAGCGACGGCGTGAAGGCCGAAGAGAAAAACGAGCAGGTGCGCAACCGCGACGTGCTCGAGCTCGCGGCCGACGCGCTGCGCACCTGA
- the ligD gene encoding non-homologous end-joining DNA ligase, with translation MTSRRIGGRSIELSNQDKILFPGDDITKGDIVAYYDAIAPRILPFLEGRPLVVERFPDGIAAGGFFQKQASPHTPEWVRTLRVRKQGGFQSLVVCDDRATLVWLANQAAIVLHPWLSRAESIDRPDVFIVDLDPPSGAFAQARNVALSLKRLFDELDVPVFLKTTGSKGLHLLVPLRGTEDFDTVRGVGHSLMQVLASRHPDLVTTEVRKEKRKGRVYLDIARNAYAQTAVAPYSVRALECAPVSTPIAWQELRSPRIDARRWTIETAAAHATKDPWAGWRRRRCSMSAIAKKLAAC, from the coding sequence ATGACCAGCCGCCGCATCGGCGGGCGCAGCATCGAGCTGTCGAACCAGGACAAGATCCTGTTTCCCGGCGACGACATCACCAAGGGTGACATCGTCGCCTATTACGACGCGATCGCGCCGCGCATTCTTCCGTTCCTCGAAGGCCGCCCGCTGGTCGTCGAGCGCTTTCCGGACGGTATCGCCGCCGGCGGGTTCTTCCAGAAGCAGGCATCGCCGCACACGCCGGAGTGGGTGCGCACCCTGCGCGTGCGCAAGCAGGGCGGATTCCAGAGTCTCGTGGTCTGCGACGACCGCGCGACGCTGGTTTGGCTGGCCAACCAGGCGGCCATCGTGCTGCATCCGTGGCTGAGCCGCGCCGAGTCGATCGACCGTCCCGACGTTTTCATCGTCGACCTCGATCCACCGTCGGGTGCATTCGCGCAGGCCCGCAACGTGGCGCTGTCGCTCAAGCGGCTTTTCGACGAGCTCGACGTGCCGGTGTTTCTCAAGACGACGGGATCGAAGGGACTGCACCTGCTGGTGCCGCTGCGGGGGACGGAGGATTTCGACACCGTGCGCGGCGTCGGCCACTCGCTGATGCAGGTGCTCGCGTCGCGCCATCCGGACCTGGTGACGACCGAAGTGCGCAAGGAGAAACGCAAGGGGCGCGTCTATCTCGACATCGCGCGCAACGCGTACGCGCAGACGGCAGTAGCGCCGTACTCGGTCCGAGCGCTGGAGTGTGCGCCGGTTTCCACTCCGATCGCGTGGCAAGAGTTGCGCTCACCGCGCATCGACGCGCGGAGGTGGACCATCGAGACCGCCGCGGCTCACGCGACGAAGGACCCGTGGGCCGGATGGCGACGCCGTCGCTGTTCGATGAGCGCAATCGCGAAGAAGCTCGCAGCCTGCTAG
- the ligD gene encoding non-homologous end-joining DNA ligase — protein sequence MLATLVTRHFSDPAWIFERKLDGVRCLAFRHGGELHLKSRNGHDITATWPEIARELAAERRSDFIIDGEIVAFEGRTTSFSRLQGRMGVRRPAPSLVEAIPAVYYVFDVLRLDGNDTRALAQRERKHLLEHALRFRDPVRYSDHRDTHGERYLEEACRKGWEGLIAKRADAPYVSRRSRDWLKFKCSAGQELVIGGYTDPRGSRSSFGALLVGYYERGELHYAGKVGTGFDEKMLQRLGSMLKRRGRATCPFRDTPREAGAHWVTPELVGQFSFTEWTRDGKLRHPSFLGLRSDKTALDVRRESPGSGA from the coding sequence ATGCTCGCGACGCTCGTGACGCGGCATTTTTCCGACCCCGCGTGGATCTTCGAGCGAAAGCTCGACGGCGTGCGCTGCCTGGCTTTCCGCCATGGCGGCGAGTTGCACCTCAAATCGCGCAACGGGCACGACATCACGGCGACCTGGCCGGAAATCGCCCGCGAGCTGGCCGCCGAGCGGCGCAGCGATTTCATCATCGATGGAGAGATCGTTGCATTCGAAGGACGCACGACGAGCTTCTCGCGGCTGCAGGGACGCATGGGCGTGCGCCGGCCTGCGCCGTCGCTCGTCGAGGCGATTCCGGCGGTGTACTACGTATTCGACGTGCTGCGCCTCGACGGCAATGACACCAGGGCCCTTGCGCAGCGCGAGCGCAAGCACCTGCTCGAGCACGCGCTGCGGTTCCGCGATCCCGTGCGCTACAGCGACCACCGCGACACCCACGGCGAACGATATCTCGAGGAAGCGTGCCGCAAGGGCTGGGAAGGACTGATCGCCAAGCGCGCCGACGCGCCGTACGTATCGCGGCGCTCGCGTGACTGGCTCAAGTTCAAGTGCAGCGCCGGCCAGGAACTGGTGATCGGCGGCTACACCGATCCGCGCGGGTCGCGCTCGTCGTTCGGCGCTTTGCTGGTCGGTTACTACGAACGCGGCGAGTTGCATTATGCCGGCAAGGTCGGCACCGGCTTCGACGAAAAAATGCTGCAACGCCTCGGGTCGATGCTGAAACGGCGCGGGCGCGCCACGTGTCCGTTCCGCGACACTCCGCGCGAGGCCGGCGCGCACTGGGTGACGCCGGAGCTGGTCGGACAGTTTTCGTTCACCGAGTGGACGCGCGACGGCAAGCTTCGCCATCCCAGCTTCCTCGGCTTGCGCAGCGACAAGACCGCGCTCGACGTGCGGCGCGAGAGCCCGGGCTCCGGCGCATGA
- a CDS encoding DNA polymerase ligase N-terminal domain-containing protein: MALYRSKRDFGRTPEPSGTTRRGKIRRKSATLPFFVIQKHDATRLHYDFRLEVDGVLKSWAVPKGPSMDPSDKRLAVQTEDHPMDYADFEGIIPEDEYGGGTVIVWDAGPYRNIKEQEGRGPSMAESWERGRIEVWLEGRKIRGGFALVHSRMGDNEKNWLLIKMKDTAANSGADPVTEEMRSVMSGRTIEEVARKPKKVWSSR, from the coding sequence CTGGCGCTGTATCGCAGCAAGCGCGATTTCGGCAGGACGCCCGAGCCGTCGGGCACGACCCGCCGTGGGAAGATTCGCCGCAAAAGCGCAACGCTCCCGTTTTTCGTGATCCAGAAACACGATGCGACGCGGCTGCATTACGACTTCCGCCTCGAAGTGGACGGCGTGCTCAAGTCGTGGGCTGTTCCGAAGGGCCCCTCGATGGATCCTTCCGACAAGCGTCTGGCGGTACAGACCGAAGATCACCCGATGGACTACGCCGATTTCGAGGGAATCATTCCCGAAGACGAATACGGCGGCGGCACCGTGATCGTCTGGGACGCAGGACCGTACCGAAACATCAAGGAGCAAGAGGGTCGCGGACCTTCGATGGCCGAGAGCTGGGAGCGCGGCCGCATCGAGGTATGGCTCGAAGGCCGCAAGATCCGCGGCGGGTTCGCGCTCGTCCACAGCCGCATGGGCGACAACGAGAAGAACTGGCTGCTGATCAAGATGAAGGACACGGCGGCAAATTCGGGTGCCGATCCGGTCACGGAAGAAATGCGCAGCGTGATGTCGGGCCGCACGATCGAGGAAGTAGCCCGCAAGCCGAAAAAGGTGTGGTCGTCACGCTGA
- a CDS encoding hemerythrin domain-containing protein, whose amino-acid sequence MPQQADALSMLKADHDKVRGLLAQLEKSTERSADKREELLARIALELEIHTTLEEEIFYPAYRDAVKKREDRKLYQEAIEEHHVVDLVMPEIEDTDPGTEVFSAKAKVLKDVVEHHAEEEETRMFPRARKVMEADELKKLAARMEARKTELQGQQAAGTEEEIEEEEEDEELDSEEEDLEEEEEDEEDDE is encoded by the coding sequence ATGCCCCAACAAGCCGATGCCCTATCGATGCTGAAGGCGGATCACGACAAGGTGCGAGGGCTTCTGGCCCAGCTCGAGAAATCCACCGAGCGCTCGGCGGACAAGAGAGAAGAGCTGCTGGCAAGGATCGCGCTCGAGCTCGAGATCCACACGACGCTCGAGGAAGAGATTTTCTATCCAGCGTACCGCGACGCAGTCAAGAAACGCGAAGACCGCAAGCTCTACCAGGAAGCGATCGAGGAACACCACGTCGTCGACTTGGTGATGCCGGAGATCGAGGACACCGATCCGGGAACCGAAGTGTTCTCCGCCAAGGCCAAAGTGCTCAAGGACGTCGTCGAGCACCACGCAGAGGAGGAGGAGACCAGGATGTTCCCGCGCGCGCGCAAGGTGATGGAAGCCGACGAGCTCAAGAAACTCGCGGCGCGAATGGAGGCCCGCAAGACCGAGCTGCAGGGACAGCAGGCCGCCGGAACCGAGGAAGAGATCGAAGAGGAAGAGGAGGACGAGGAGCTCGATTCCGAGGAAGAGGATCTCGAGGAAGAAGAGGAGGACGAAGAAGATGACGAGTGA
- a CDS encoding Ku protein, with protein sequence MARSIWKGSVSFGLVEIPVALVSGEESNDIAFHQIDKRTFSRVGMNRVNRETGKEVPWEDIVRGYEYEPDEYVVLTDEDLRKANAKATRTIDIEDFVDQSEIDPVYYEKPYYLEPIKKGSKSYALLRETLERTGKVGVARVVLRSRQRMAALMVRGGVLVLEMLRYAYELRDPKKLDIQVPETDMRKLGISDREVKLAERLVKDMSAKWNPKKYHDSYRDDVLAMIQKKIKAGKTHVIEEPSEAEAEAAPRTDVVDLMALLKKSVARRESTRSRPKAARTTRTPAGRSRARSA encoded by the coding sequence ATGGCCCGCTCGATCTGGAAAGGCAGCGTCAGTTTCGGCCTCGTCGAGATCCCCGTCGCCCTCGTCAGCGGCGAGGAGAGCAACGACATCGCGTTCCACCAGATCGACAAGCGCACGTTCTCCCGGGTCGGCATGAACCGCGTCAACCGCGAGACCGGAAAGGAAGTGCCGTGGGAGGACATCGTGCGCGGCTACGAATATGAGCCGGACGAGTACGTCGTCCTCACCGACGAAGACCTTCGCAAGGCCAACGCGAAGGCGACACGGACCATCGACATCGAGGATTTCGTCGACCAGTCCGAGATCGATCCCGTCTACTACGAGAAGCCGTACTACCTGGAGCCGATCAAGAAGGGGAGCAAGAGCTACGCGCTGCTTCGCGAGACGCTCGAGCGCACCGGAAAGGTAGGCGTGGCCCGCGTCGTGCTGCGCAGCCGCCAGAGAATGGCGGCGCTGATGGTGCGAGGCGGAGTGCTCGTGCTCGAGATGCTGCGCTACGCCTACGAGTTGCGCGACCCGAAGAAACTCGACATCCAGGTGCCCGAGACGGACATGCGCAAGCTCGGCATCAGCGACCGCGAAGTGAAACTGGCCGAGCGGCTCGTCAAGGACATGAGCGCGAAGTGGAACCCGAAAAAGTACCACGACTCGTATCGCGACGACGTGCTGGCGATGATCCAGAAGAAGATCAAGGCCGGCAAGACCCACGTGATCGAGGAGCCGTCCGAGGCCGAGGCCGAGGCAGCGCCGCGCACCGACGTCGTCGACCTGATGGCGCTGCTGAAGAAGAGCGTCGCCCGCCGCGAGTCCACTCGCTCCAGGCCCAAGGCGGCGCGAACCACGAGAACGCCGGCCGGGCGCTCGCGCGCACGCAGCGCGTGA
- the ligD gene encoding non-homologous end-joining DNA ligase — protein sequence MAGVRIGNATKVLYRDAGVTKLELARYYEFVAPWMLPWMARRPLTLLRCPNGYDAGCFFQKNAHGAPAESVGHVRIPSRHGDPESEYLFVRDAASLAALVQLGVLEIHIWGSRVTDLERPDRIVFDLDPGPNVSWKQVCDGAATVREALARLGMKSLLMTTGGKGLHVVVPVVADREWPQIKSFAHSVVRAIVKTEPGRFTAHLAKARREGVIFVDYLRNGRGATAVAPYSTRARPGAPVAVPVGWEELRDLSGGDHFDVRSTLARLAKLRRGDAWKRARLQPRSIAAVLDAARAAAPS from the coding sequence GTGGCAGGGGTGCGCATCGGCAACGCGACGAAAGTCCTCTACCGCGACGCCGGCGTCACCAAGCTCGAGCTCGCGCGCTACTACGAATTCGTCGCGCCGTGGATGCTTCCGTGGATGGCGCGCCGGCCGCTGACGCTGCTGCGCTGCCCGAACGGCTACGACGCCGGCTGCTTCTTCCAGAAGAACGCGCACGGAGCGCCGGCCGAGAGCGTCGGGCACGTCCGCATTCCGAGCCGCCACGGCGATCCCGAGTCGGAGTACCTGTTCGTGCGCGACGCCGCGAGCCTGGCGGCGCTCGTACAGTTGGGAGTGCTCGAGATCCACATCTGGGGCTCGCGCGTCACCGACCTGGAGCGCCCCGACCGCATCGTCTTCGATCTCGATCCCGGCCCGAACGTTTCGTGGAAGCAGGTGTGCGACGGCGCGGCGACGGTTCGCGAGGCCCTGGCGCGGCTCGGGATGAAGAGCCTGCTGATGACGACGGGAGGAAAAGGGCTCCACGTGGTCGTGCCGGTCGTCGCCGACCGCGAGTGGCCGCAGATCAAGAGCTTTGCGCATTCGGTCGTGCGCGCGATCGTCAAGACGGAGCCGGGGCGCTTTACGGCACATCTGGCAAAAGCGCGGCGTGAAGGAGTGATTTTCGTCGATTACCTCCGCAACGGGCGCGGTGCGACGGCAGTGGCACCTTACTCGACGCGGGCGCGGCCCGGCGCTCCCGTGGCGGTGCCCGTCGGCTGGGAAGAACTGCGCGATCTTTCCGGAGGCGACCACTTCGACGTGCGCAGCACGCTCGCGCGGCTTGCGAAGCTGCGGCGGGGCGACGCGTGGAAGCGCGCGCGCCTGCAGCCGCGATCGATCGCAGCCGTCCTCGACGCGGCGCGCGCCGCCGCGCCGTCATGA